Proteins from a single region of Fusobacterium gonidiaformans ATCC 25563:
- the rpsP gene encoding 30S ribosomal protein S16, translating to MLKLRLTRLGDKKRPSYRLVVMEDLSKRDGKAVAYLGNYFPLEDSKVVLKEEEILKFLSNGAQPTRTVKSILVKAGIWAKFEESKKK from the coding sequence ATGTTAAAATTAAGATTAACTCGATTGGGAGACAAAAAAAGACCTTCTTACAGATTGGTAGTAATGGAAGATTTATCAAAGAGAGATGGAAAAGCAGTTGCTTACTTAGGAAACTATTTCCCTTTGGAAGATTCTAAAGTAGTATTGAAAGAAGAAGAAATCTTAAAATTCTTATCAAATGGAGCTCAACCTACAAGAACAGTAAAATCTATCTTAGTAAAAGCTGGAATTTGGGCAAAATTTGAAGAATCTAAAAAGAAATAA